In one Melospiza melodia melodia isolate bMelMel2 chromosome 5, bMelMel2.pri, whole genome shotgun sequence genomic region, the following are encoded:
- the SPATA18 gene encoding mitochondria-eating protein isoform X3, with amino-acid sequence MRLSRCTPPPCRRRCLSPPCRLRGCISPPPCVPRGCISPPPCLPRACSPCRPRGCSPCPVRGCSPCPVRACSPCRPSACSPCPVRACSPCPVRACSPCPVRGCSPCGPCRPRACSPCIPRACSPCPVRGCSPCVPCRPRACSPCLPRACSPCIPCRPRACSPCGPCGPCGPCGPCGPCRPRACSPCGPCGPCGPCGPCGPCRPRACSPCIPCRPRACSPCIPCRPRACSPCIPCRPRACSPCGPCGPCGPCGPCGPCGPCGPCGPCGPCGPCGPCGPCGPCGPCGPCGPCGPCGPCGPCGPCGPCGPCGPRPCSPCIPCPPRSGSPCRLKCLSPPCLPCRPRACMRPCARPCVRPCISPLPCRLRPCVKPCVRPCVRPCVRPCPPKCRALCPRPCTPPRIRRGSASHRACLIARYNFIYAKERLEAECILRRYVCNLETVQRIVYIACVESFRAAKMAFWRVKINVKDTLGICFRGGPTSLEVAVLDYIACHKDLYDVCCSVHEVVCCMNRNPKLPCPGELDFVVISNLIREVCCLAYSMQTLIPPLDIAYGVDGECFNRNMYYRSFDSDFAAPFVAYHVWPPLVEDGTVIVKGEVVTKKMVMCPRRCRIRSRSCSCGRPLLCGVPRSRSLSTVRVRRRC; translated from the exons GCTTTCCCGCTGCACTCCTCCGCCATGCCGTCGGAGATGTCTCTCTCCACCGTGCCGTCTGAGGGGCTGTATCTCTCCTCCACCGTGCGTTCCAAGGGGCTGTATTTCTCCTCCACCATGCCTTCCTAGGGCCTGCTCTCCATGCCGTCCAAGGGGCTGCTCTCcatgccctgtgaggggctgctcTCCATGCCCTGTGAGGGCCTGCTCTCCGTGCCGTCCAAGTGCCTGCTCTCCATGCCCTGTGAGGGCCTGCTCTCCATGCCCTGTGAGGGCCTGCTCTCcatgccctgtgaggggctgctcTCCATGCGGACCCTGCCGTCCGAGGGCCTGCTCTCCATGCATTCCAAGGGCCTGTTCtccgtgccctgtgaggggctgctcTCCATGCGTACCCTGCCGTCCAAGGGCCTGCTCTCCGTGCCTTCCGAGGGCCTGCTCTCCATGCATACCCTGCCGTCCAAGGGCCTGCTCTCCATGCGGACCCTGTGGTCCATGTGGACCCTGTGGTCCATGCGGACCCTGCCGTCCAAGGGCCTGCTCTCCATGCGGACCCTGTGGTCCGTGCGGACCCTGTGGTCCATGCGGACCCTGCCGTCCAAGGGCCTGCTCTCCATGCATACCCTGCCGTCCAAGGGCCTGCTCTCCATGCATACCTTGCCGTCCAAGGGCCTGCTCTCCATGCATACCCTGCCGTCCAAGGGCCTGCTCTCCATGCGGTCCCTGTGGACCCTGTGGTCCGTGCGGACCCTGTGGTCCGTGCGGACCCTGTGGTCCCTGTGGACCCTGTGGTCCGTGCGGACCCTGTGGTCCCTGTGGACCCTGTGGTCCGTGCGGACCCTGTGGACCCTGTGGACCCTGTGGTCCGTGCGGACCCTGTGGTCCGTGCGGTCCCTGTGGTCCATGTGGACCCTGTGGTCCAAGGCCCTGCTCTCCATGCATACCCTGCCCTCCAAGGTCGGGCTCTCCATGCCGTCTGAAGTGCCTCTCTCCACCGTGCCTACCATGTCGTCCAAGGGCGTGTATGAggccctgtgccaggccctgtgtGAGGCCCTGTATCTCTCCTCTGCCGTGCCGTTTGAGGCCCTGCGTGAAGCCCTGCGTGAGACCCTGCGTGAGACCCTGCGTGAGGCCCTGTCCTCCCAAGTGCCGTGCCCTTTGCCCAAGGCCCTGTACACCTCCCCGGATCAGGCGGGGCAGCGCTTCACACCGTGCCTGCCTCATAGCTCGCTATAACTTCATTTACGCTAAGGAACGCTTGGAGGCAGAGTGCATTTTGAGGCGATACGTCTGTAACTTGGAGACGGTGCAGAGGATAGTATACATTGCATGTGTG GAATCTTTCCGTGCGGCAAAGATGGCCTTCTGGAGGGTGAAAATAAACGTAAAAGACACTTTGGGTATATGTTTCAGAGGGGGACCTACGTCACTTGAAGTTGCTGTCCTGGATTATATAGCTTGCCACAAGGATCTGTATGACGTTTGTTGCAGTGTCCAT GAAGTAgtttgctgcatgaacaggaacCCAAAGCTTCCATGTCCAGGAGAACTGGATTTCGTTGTGATCAGCAATTTGATTCGAGAGGTGTGCTGTTTGGCTTATTCAATGCAGACACTCATTCCTCCTCTTGATATTGCCTATGGTGTTGATGGAGAATGCTTCAATAGGAACAT GTACTATCGTAGCTTTGACTCCGATTTTGCAGCTCCCTTTGTGGCCTATCACGTCTGGCCTCCTCTGGTAGAAGATGGCACTGTTATTGTGAAAGGAGAAGTAGTCACTAAAAAAATGGTTATG TGTCCTCGCAGATGCAGGATTAGAAGCagaagctgcagctgtggccgtCCTCTGCTGTGTGGG